From Leptospira congkakensis, one genomic window encodes:
- a CDS encoding LIC_10450 family protein codes for MTPDKSKYHYIKIESISEIDPIKLSVSQIQQRYIDKDNNRYALRFNKDTRRIEILKLIGNHFEVVPQSRSATSSDTPKPTTNQNTPNTPPPTTQISEGLKSNPILGKLVGALPQSQPNPTEKPLESPSSSAPTNPEENLMREDVDLDIFDGETPPPLTPIKEALSHDGLLNTPDLPKPEEEDESANAEPNLQVGEDSGDKTAFQSIEDFIKLLSTYRERVTAIIRNLQSSRIFELTGDPSENKNIVGNFAREMESQVFESLDKMIDLHKEMTSYPRPITYYISKAPAEKREEMKFIESDKEKLNRLHLFEMQRHTDTIVKDFKKLSLQLLNILNLKNEIQVKQLQYANQLMYVDAKNASLYFAQDLDKTILDIENWKQSK; via the coding sequence GTGACTCCCGATAAATCAAAATACCATTACATAAAAATTGAATCCATTTCGGAAATTGATCCTATCAAATTATCAGTTTCCCAGATCCAACAAAGGTATATCGACAAAGATAACAATCGTTATGCTCTACGTTTTAATAAAGACACCCGTAGAATTGAGATTTTAAAACTTATTGGCAACCATTTTGAAGTGGTTCCGCAATCTCGCAGTGCCACTTCGTCGGATACACCAAAACCTACTACAAACCAAAATACCCCCAACACTCCCCCTCCTACAACACAAATCTCGGAGGGTTTAAAATCAAATCCCATATTAGGGAAGTTAGTGGGAGCCCTTCCACAATCTCAACCCAATCCTACGGAAAAACCCTTAGAATCTCCCTCTAGTTCGGCTCCAACGAATCCAGAAGAAAATCTAATGCGAGAAGATGTAGATTTAGATATTTTTGATGGAGAAACACCACCACCCCTTACCCCCATTAAGGAAGCGCTCTCTCATGATGGCCTTCTCAACACTCCGGATTTACCAAAACCTGAAGAAGAAGATGAATCTGCAAATGCAGAACCAAACTTACAAGTGGGAGAAGATTCTGGAGACAAAACTGCGTTTCAAAGTATAGAGGACTTTATTAAATTATTATCCACTTATAGAGAACGAGTCACAGCCATCATCCGCAACTTACAATCTTCTCGGATCTTCGAACTGACAGGTGATCCTTCGGAAAACAAAAACATTGTTGGAAATTTTGCTCGTGAAATGGAATCACAAGTATTTGAATCCCTTGATAAAATGATCGATCTTCACAAAGAAATGACATCATATCCTCGTCCTATTACGTATTATATCTCAAAAGCACCCGCAGAAAAAAGAGAAGAAATGAAATTTATTGAATCGGATAAAGAAAAATTAAACAGACTCCATCTGTTTGAAATGCAAAGACATACCGATACTATAGTCAAAGACTTCAAAAAACTTAGTTTGCAATTATTGAATATTTTAAACCTAAAGAATGAAATTCAGGTCAAACAATTACAATATGCAAACCAGTTGATGTATGTTGATGCTAAAAATGCATCTCTTTATTTTGCACAAGATTTGGATAAAACCATACTTGATATTGAGAACTGGAAACAATCGAAATGA
- the rpsT gene encoding 30S ribosomal protein S20: MANLKSSKKDIRRTARRKERNGEDRTELRTYARLLLKAIKAGDKTEALSVFSKLASKLDRAAKTKLIHKKNADRKKSRMALRINSIETKAA, from the coding sequence TTGGCTAATTTAAAATCATCTAAAAAAGACATTCGTAGAACTGCTCGTAGAAAAGAGCGAAATGGTGAAGATCGCACTGAATTGCGTACATACGCACGCCTTCTTCTCAAAGCAATCAAAGCTGGAGACAAAACAGAAGCTCTTTCTGTATTCTCAAAACTTGCTTCCAAGTTAGACAGAGCTGCAAAAACCAAACTCATTCATAAGAAAAATGCGGATCGTAAAAAATCACGTATGGCACTTCGTATCAACTCCATCGAGACAAAAGCCGCATAA
- the glmM gene encoding phosphoglucosamine mutase, protein MRFTKEYDLSSLMISISGVRGKIGLGFGLEEALAFSKSFASMMNGGAAVIGRDSRPSGPYLESLLTSALLASGNSVLTLGLVPTPTTKAVVNLSKANGGIMISASHNPMDWNAFKFISKKGFFFSAEENKKLLSIIQNGSYPKEQISPKGYIDSGEDYIDLHLSSVLKRVNVTKIKKKKFTVFVDAVGGAGSYVVPKFLQMLGCKVVAHNCNPDGTFPRPPEPTAAALKSVEPYFKKSKADIGFALDPDADRLVLFSPKRGAVSEEYTLPLALMNVLSTAKKKAKVVVNLSTSFLNEEVGSRFGAEVIRSKVGEANVVEEMLKTKAVFGGEGNGGVIDPTIPSFGRDTLSGIAHILNLMAETGKSADDLLDELPSLYMDKQSFPLASGMSLESLYEKFKSEFSPKVISEKDGLWMYVSDSWIHIRPSNTEPIFRVITETKSKVDLETTLKRVKQCVES, encoded by the coding sequence ATGCGATTTACGAAAGAGTATGATCTGTCCTCACTGATGATTTCTATCTCCGGTGTTCGGGGGAAAATTGGGTTAGGATTTGGTTTGGAGGAAGCCTTAGCGTTTTCCAAATCTTTTGCTTCTATGATGAATGGTGGAGCTGCGGTGATTGGGCGAGACTCAAGGCCAAGTGGACCTTACTTAGAATCACTTCTCACGTCTGCATTGTTAGCTTCTGGAAATTCTGTTTTAACATTGGGACTCGTTCCTACACCAACCACAAAAGCGGTTGTGAATCTTTCGAAAGCCAATGGCGGAATCATGATCTCCGCCTCTCACAATCCAATGGATTGGAACGCATTTAAATTCATTTCTAAAAAAGGTTTTTTCTTTTCGGCAGAGGAAAACAAAAAACTACTTTCCATCATTCAAAATGGATCTTATCCGAAGGAACAAATTTCACCAAAGGGTTATATCGATTCCGGTGAAGATTACATTGACCTGCATTTGTCTTCTGTTTTGAAGCGAGTGAATGTAACCAAAATCAAAAAGAAAAAATTTACCGTCTTTGTGGATGCCGTTGGTGGCGCCGGTTCCTATGTTGTGCCAAAGTTTTTACAGATGTTAGGTTGTAAGGTTGTGGCTCATAATTGTAATCCAGATGGAACTTTCCCAAGACCTCCTGAACCGACAGCAGCGGCTTTGAAATCTGTAGAACCTTATTTTAAAAAATCTAAAGCAGACATAGGTTTTGCTCTGGATCCTGATGCAGACAGGCTTGTTTTATTTTCTCCCAAACGTGGTGCTGTTTCTGAGGAATACACTTTGCCATTGGCACTTATGAATGTTCTCTCTACAGCAAAGAAAAAAGCAAAGGTAGTTGTGAACTTATCTACTTCCTTTTTAAACGAAGAAGTTGGATCAAGATTTGGTGCCGAAGTCATTCGTAGCAAAGTGGGTGAAGCAAACGTAGTGGAAGAAATGCTGAAAACCAAAGCAGTGTTTGGTGGGGAAGGGAATGGCGGTGTGATCGATCCAACCATTCCCTCTTTTGGAAGGGACACTTTGTCCGGAATTGCTCATATTTTAAATCTTATGGCAGAAACTGGTAAATCTGCCGATGATCTTTTGGATGAACTGCCATCACTTTATATGGACAAACAATCCTTTCCTTTGGCATCGGGAATGTCTTTAGAAAGTCTTTATGAAAAATTTAAGTCAGAGTTTTCTCCGAAAGTGATTTCAGAGAAAGACGGACTTTGGATGTATGTATCGGATTCTTGGATCCATATACGCCCTTCGAATACAGAACCAATCTTTCGTGTCATTACGGAAACTAAATCCAAAGTTGATTTGGAAACTACCTTAAAGAGGGTAAAACAATGTGTGGAATCGTAG
- the glmS gene encoding glutamine--fructose-6-phosphate transaminase (isomerizing): MCGIVGYLGKREALPLIIKGLKRLEYRGYDSAGVALLNGGLDIVKKKGKVADLENEIGNRKLVATLGIGHTRWATHGEPNDRNAHPHTSSDGKLAIIHNGIIENYASIKKELEGNGHTFKSDTDSEVLIHLIEEIKKQNNCSIEEAVRLALNEVVGAYAIVILSKENERLMIAARKGSPLVIGIGEDEYFVASDATPIIEYTNNVTYLNDQEMAIIKDGSLVVKNLENVTKTPFIQKLELDLEDIEKGGYPHFMLKEIFEQPKSVRDAMRGRLVSREHHLFLSGIDQYLNRFLNADRLILVGCGTSWHAGLIGEYLFEDLARIPTEVEYASEFRYRNPIVTERDVIIAVSQSGETADTLAAIELAKSKGALIFGVCNVVGSSIARASHAGAYLHAGPEIGVASTKAFTSQVSILTMMALYLGLKKGSISLSDYQTLLLELDSIPDKVAKILTKDEEIVKIAEKYYRASNFLYLGRGFNFPVALEGALKLKEISYIHAEGYPAAEMKHGPIALIDEDMPVVFIATKDGSYEKVISNIQEVKARKGKVIAIVTEGDTDIKSMADYTFEIPKTADALVPLLAVIPLQLLSYHVAILRGCNVDQPRNLAKSVTVE, encoded by the coding sequence ATGTGTGGAATCGTAGGTTATTTAGGAAAAAGAGAGGCACTCCCTCTCATCATCAAAGGTCTCAAACGTCTTGAATACCGTGGATATGATAGTGCCGGCGTTGCGTTGTTAAATGGTGGACTTGATATCGTCAAAAAGAAAGGGAAAGTTGCCGATTTAGAAAATGAAATTGGGAATCGTAAATTGGTTGCGACTCTTGGGATTGGTCACACTCGTTGGGCCACTCATGGCGAACCGAACGATCGTAACGCCCACCCACATACAAGTTCTGACGGAAAATTGGCAATCATCCACAACGGAATCATTGAAAACTATGCATCCATCAAAAAAGAATTAGAAGGGAACGGGCATACTTTTAAATCAGATACCGATTCAGAAGTTCTCATCCACTTAATTGAAGAAATCAAAAAACAAAATAATTGTTCTATTGAAGAAGCGGTTCGCCTGGCTCTCAACGAAGTTGTTGGTGCTTACGCCATTGTTATCTTATCGAAAGAAAACGAAAGATTGATGATTGCAGCAAGAAAAGGTTCTCCTCTTGTGATAGGGATAGGTGAGGATGAATACTTTGTTGCTTCTGACGCAACACCTATCATTGAGTATACGAACAATGTGACTTATCTCAATGACCAAGAAATGGCCATAATCAAAGATGGAAGTCTTGTGGTTAAAAACTTAGAAAACGTAACCAAGACTCCATTCATTCAAAAATTAGAATTAGATTTGGAAGACATAGAAAAGGGTGGATACCCTCACTTTATGTTAAAAGAAATTTTTGAACAACCTAAATCTGTGCGTGATGCTATGCGAGGTCGTTTGGTTTCCCGTGAACATCACTTGTTTCTTAGTGGGATTGACCAATACTTAAATCGTTTTTTAAATGCTGACCGTTTGATCCTTGTGGGTTGTGGTACTTCTTGGCATGCAGGTCTTATCGGTGAATATTTATTTGAAGACCTAGCTCGGATCCCTACAGAAGTAGAATATGCATCCGAGTTCCGTTACCGCAATCCTATCGTGACAGAAAGAGATGTGATCATTGCGGTTTCACAATCGGGCGAAACAGCGGACACTCTTGCTGCCATTGAACTTGCAAAGTCAAAAGGTGCTTTGATTTTTGGAGTTTGTAATGTGGTGGGTTCTTCTATCGCGCGTGCTTCTCATGCAGGGGCTTATCTTCACGCAGGCCCTGAAATTGGAGTGGCTTCTACCAAAGCATTCACTTCACAAGTCAGTATCCTTACGATGATGGCATTGTATCTTGGTTTGAAAAAAGGATCTATTTCTTTATCGGATTACCAAACACTTCTTCTCGAGTTAGATTCGATTCCTGATAAGGTGGCAAAAATTCTAACCAAAGATGAAGAGATCGTAAAAATTGCAGAAAAATATTACCGTGCGTCTAACTTTCTTTATTTGGGACGAGGTTTTAACTTTCCTGTGGCTCTCGAAGGTGCTTTGAAGTTAAAAGAAATTTCTTATATCCATGCAGAAGGATATCCAGCAGCGGAAATGAAACATGGACCGATTGCTCTTATTGATGAAGATATGCCCGTTGTGTTCATTGCTACAAAAGATGGATCTTATGAAAAAGTGATTTCCAATATCCAAGAAGTCAAAGCTAGAAAAGGAAAAGTCATTGCGATCGTAACGGAAGGGGATACAGATATAAAATCTATGGCGGATTATACATTTGAAATTCCAAAAACTGCGGATGCGCTCGTTCCTTTACTTGCCGTCATTCCTTTGCAGCTTTTGTCTTACCATGTAGCAATCCTTAGGGGATGCAATGTGGACCAACCCAGAAACTTAGCGAAATCTGTAACTGTGGAGTAA
- a CDS encoding GlmU family protein yields the protein MNLLLDDSQRNPSLQPLSRFHSFFEWNLGGITLLEKLERKYPGAKIYYKGPNLEFEKLIFHRYPHVLPANLETYDSIYSSDSYLPWELLGTVTSIIEDTLNLEKDWKRFRQKYKAKQSGFSIVGKEKHLYIHPGATVYPGVVFDTTHGPILIEDGAKISSFSFLEGPLFVGKNTQIDNARITGGCLIGNQCRIGGEVENSIILDYTNKHHEGFLGHSFVSAWVNLGALSTTSDLKNNYGIVKLNIGDSIVNTGTIKFGSLIGPFTKLAIGVMSNTGTVFDIASNIVESRIQGYVPAFTWIKPGGRYRLEEFLFDTKKIMARRGMNLFEFEDEYLRKLYGSFAE from the coding sequence GTGAATCTCCTACTTGATGATTCTCAGAGAAATCCGTCTCTCCAACCTTTATCTAGATTTCATTCTTTTTTTGAATGGAATCTAGGTGGAATCACCTTACTTGAAAAACTAGAACGTAAATACCCTGGGGCAAAAATTTATTACAAAGGCCCTAACTTAGAATTTGAAAAACTGATCTTTCATAGATACCCACATGTTTTGCCTGCAAACTTAGAAACCTATGATTCGATTTATAGTTCTGATTCCTATTTGCCTTGGGAACTACTGGGCACGGTCACTTCTATCATTGAAGACACACTCAATTTAGAAAAAGATTGGAAACGGTTTCGCCAAAAATACAAAGCAAAACAATCTGGGTTTTCTATTGTTGGAAAAGAAAAACATCTCTACATCCATCCGGGGGCAACGGTGTATCCTGGTGTTGTTTTTGATACAACTCACGGCCCTATTCTCATCGAAGATGGAGCCAAAATTTCTTCGTTTAGTTTTTTAGAAGGCCCGCTTTTTGTAGGAAAAAATACCCAAATTGATAATGCTCGGATCACGGGTGGTTGTCTTATTGGAAACCAATGTCGGATTGGTGGGGAAGTAGAAAATTCTATTATTTTGGATTACACCAACAAACACCATGAAGGTTTTCTTGGTCATAGTTTTGTTTCTGCTTGGGTCAACTTGGGAGCACTGTCTACCACCAGTGATTTAAAAAACAATTATGGAATCGTAAAACTAAATATAGGTGACTCAATAGTTAATACTGGTACCATTAAGTTTGGATCTCTTATTGGTCCCTTTACAAAACTAGCAATTGGTGTGATGTCGAATACAGGAACCGTGTTTGATATCGCAAGTAATATCGTTGAATCCAGAATCCAAGGTTATGTTCCTGCATTCACTTGGATCAAACCCGGTGGGCGTTACCGGTTAGAAGAGTTCCTTTTTGATACAAAAAAAATTATGGCTCGTCGTGGTATGAATCTTTTTGAATTTGAAGATGAATATTTGAGAAAGTTATATGGAAGTTTTGCGGAGTAA
- a CDS encoding alpha/beta fold hydrolase has translation MTPSLLEHINSGKTVEIDELRFFYLDEGKGEEIILLLPGFLTTSYNYRKLVDLLSTHYRVIALDFLGTGFSTRPDGPLSHRLQAHYLAPFLEKVVGDKKVHVVAFDYALPILCFTFKEHAIQYKSLSILGGFMNLPKFRFYFPLHFLRLPLVGEIFSFLFRPPLLRLFFKLFLVKKTHLLTYEWEKTMYHLLFEGKARKNTLEFVRNVDRSTHALREIEEGAKNFVGLRQIYLGEEDFRISPSQTEYMKETLRTSSLVFLPAKHLPMEECPEVIFEKLHYFVDSFSHKKTKTFHFNKQNKD, from the coding sequence ATGACACCCAGTTTGTTAGAACATATCAATTCTGGAAAAACAGTAGAAATTGATGAATTACGTTTTTTCTATTTAGATGAAGGGAAGGGAGAAGAAATCATTCTTCTTTTGCCAGGTTTTTTGACTACATCGTATAACTATCGAAAGTTGGTAGATTTATTATCCACTCATTATCGAGTGATTGCCCTTGATTTTTTAGGAACGGGATTTAGCACAAGACCCGATGGTCCTCTCTCTCATAGACTCCAAGCTCATTATTTGGCTCCATTTTTAGAGAAAGTTGTTGGAGATAAAAAAGTCCATGTTGTGGCTTTTGATTATGCACTTCCTATTCTTTGTTTCACTTTCAAAGAACATGCAATTCAGTATAAATCCCTATCCATTTTGGGTGGATTTATGAACTTACCTAAGTTTCGATTTTATTTTCCCTTACATTTTTTACGTTTGCCGTTAGTTGGTGAAATTTTTTCGTTTTTGTTTCGTCCGCCACTGCTTAGATTGTTTTTTAAATTATTTTTGGTTAAAAAAACTCACCTATTAACTTACGAATGGGAAAAGACAATGTATCATTTGTTATTCGAAGGTAAGGCGCGAAAAAACACTTTGGAGTTCGTTCGTAATGTGGATCGTTCCACACATGCTCTCAGAGAAATTGAAGAAGGTGCCAAAAACTTTGTGGGCCTACGTCAAATTTATTTAGGAGAAGAAGATTTTCGAATTTCTCCATCGCAAACAGAGTATATGAAGGAAACCCTTCGAACTAGTAGCCTTGTTTTCCTTCCTGCAAAACATCTGCCAATGGAAGAATGTCCAGAGGTGATTTTTGAAAAACTCCACTACTTTGTAGATTCCTTTTCACATAAAAAAACAAAAACCTTTCATTTTAATAAACAAAATAAGGATTAA
- a CDS encoding carboxyl transferase domain-containing protein yields the protein MERIISKTNPNTSDFVANRTAYLETIVPIRKIIDNVKLGGGKKALEKHKSRGKLTARERIAELIDAGTEFMEICGLAGEGVYSDPVPSAGIITGIGKVEGIDCMIVANDATVKGGTYYPLTVKKHVRAQEIAENNSLPCIYLVDSGGAFLPMQDEVFPDKDHFGRIFFNQARMSAKGISQIAVVMGSCTAGGAYIPAMSDESVIVKGNGTIFLGGPPLVKAATGEVVTGEELGGADVHCRVSGVTDHYAEDDFHALEITRSIVKNLNLKTETLPKETEEPLYPTEEIYGIIERDSRKSYDPREIIARIVDGSRFHEFKRLYATTIVTGFAEVYGYPVGIIANHGVLFSESALKASHFIELCDQRRIPLLFLQNITGFMVGKKYENNGIARDGAKMVNAVSTTTVPKLTIVTGGSYGAGNYGMCGRAFAPEFLWMWPNARISVMGGEQAANVLWTVKKDQKEAAGESIQADEEATFKKPILEDYEKKSSAVYSSARLWDDGIIDPADTRKVLGRALSVLSRRKEERKPFGVFRM from the coding sequence ATGGAAAGAATCATCTCCAAAACAAACCCAAATACATCTGATTTTGTTGCCAATCGTACGGCATATTTGGAAACCATTGTACCCATTCGTAAAATTATCGATAATGTAAAGTTAGGTGGCGGTAAAAAGGCCCTTGAAAAACATAAATCCAGAGGAAAACTTACCGCAAGAGAAAGAATTGCCGAACTCATTGATGCGGGAACGGAATTTATGGAGATCTGCGGGCTTGCGGGAGAAGGGGTTTATTCTGATCCAGTTCCTTCGGCAGGGATCATCACTGGAATTGGAAAGGTGGAAGGTATCGACTGTATGATTGTTGCCAATGATGCGACGGTCAAAGGAGGAACCTACTATCCTCTCACGGTTAAAAAACATGTTCGTGCCCAAGAGATTGCCGAAAACAATTCTCTTCCTTGTATTTATTTAGTGGATTCTGGTGGGGCATTTTTACCCATGCAGGATGAAGTATTTCCAGACAAAGACCACTTCGGTAGAATTTTTTTCAATCAAGCTCGGATGAGTGCTAAAGGAATTTCACAGATAGCGGTTGTTATGGGGTCTTGTACTGCGGGTGGTGCTTATATTCCGGCTATGTCTGACGAGTCAGTGATTGTGAAAGGAAATGGAACTATTTTCCTTGGCGGTCCACCACTTGTCAAAGCTGCCACAGGAGAAGTGGTCACGGGTGAAGAGTTAGGTGGTGCTGACGTACATTGTCGTGTATCGGGAGTGACAGACCACTATGCAGAAGATGATTTTCATGCATTAGAAATTACTCGTTCTATCGTCAAAAATCTAAATCTTAAAACAGAAACCCTCCCTAAAGAAACAGAAGAACCTTTATACCCAACAGAAGAAATTTATGGAATCATTGAACGTGATTCCCGTAAATCTTATGATCCAAGAGAAATCATTGCAAGGATTGTGGACGGTTCCAGGTTTCATGAATTCAAAAGGTTGTATGCCACAACGATCGTAACTGGATTTGCTGAAGTGTATGGATATCCTGTTGGAATCATTGCCAATCATGGAGTTTTGTTTTCCGAATCCGCACTCAAAGCTTCTCATTTTATTGAACTTTGTGACCAAAGACGAATTCCACTTTTATTCCTACAAAATATCACAGGGTTTATGGTGGGAAAAAAATACGAAAACAATGGAATTGCTCGTGACGGTGCCAAAATGGTAAATGCAGTTTCTACGACAACGGTTCCCAAACTAACTATCGTTACTGGCGGTTCTTATGGTGCGGGGAATTATGGAATGTGCGGTCGTGCCTTTGCCCCCGAATTTTTATGGATGTGGCCCAATGCACGAATTTCTGTGATGGGTGGAGAACAAGCGGCCAACGTTCTTTGGACTGTGAAAAAAGACCAAAAGGAAGCAGCTGGAGAATCCATCCAAGCCGATGAAGAAGCGACTTTTAAAAAACCAATTTTAGAAGACTATGAAAAGAAGTCTTCGGCTGTGTATAGTTCTGCTCGCCTTTGGGATGATGGGATCATTGATCCTGCAGATACAAGGAAAGTTTTAGGAAGGGCCTTGTCTGTCCTCAGTCGAAGGAAAGAAGAAAGAAAACCATTTGGTGTCTTTCGAATGTAA
- a CDS encoding STAS domain-containing protein, with amino-acid sequence MIIQEKSSNQVAIITIEGEVDLYNAKELKDILDDKMHKHQYEIVVNLEKVPFMDSSGIGTLVTAMYKLKKYHGNLKVCSVHGSVAKVFKLTGMESHLEVFDTEENAVLSLVKERESTE; translated from the coding sequence ATGATCATCCAAGAGAAGTCATCTAACCAAGTCGCCATTATCACCATTGAAGGTGAGGTTGATTTGTACAATGCAAAAGAATTGAAAGACATTCTGGATGATAAAATGCATAAACACCAATATGAAATTGTGGTGAACTTGGAAAAAGTTCCCTTTATGGATAGTTCCGGAATCGGAACTTTGGTGACTGCCATGTACAAACTCAAAAAATACCACGGAAACTTAAAAGTCTGTAGTGTTCATGGTTCGGTGGCTAAGGTATTCAAACTCACTGGAATGGAAAGTCATTTGGAAGTTTTTGATACGGAAGAAAATGCTGTCCTCTCTCTTGTCAAAGAAAGAGAATCTACTGAATGA
- a CDS encoding DJ-1 family glyoxalase III → MANRVLIPLCPGFEEMEAIILIDVLRRGNVEVISAGKSKDPILASRKTLHLADQIFSEIIPSEFDAIILPGGLEGTKQLMNDPEISKILKSFQREIKMIGAICAAPSVLRNLDIITGDDPYTAFPSSNDLAKGKGGKYTGERIISHNNIHTSIGPGSAFEFALYILEKLEGKEVMETVKAALQLP, encoded by the coding sequence ATGGCAAACCGTGTTTTGATCCCCCTCTGTCCAGGCTTCGAAGAAATGGAAGCCATCATCCTCATCGATGTTTTGAGAAGAGGAAATGTGGAAGTAATCTCTGCTGGAAAATCAAAAGATCCCATCTTAGCTTCCAGAAAAACCCTTCACTTAGCAGATCAAATTTTTTCAGAAATCATTCCCAGCGAATTTGATGCCATCATCCTTCCAGGGGGTCTTGAAGGAACGAAACAACTCATGAATGATCCAGAAATTAGTAAAATTCTAAAATCATTCCAGAGGGAAATAAAAATGATTGGTGCCATTTGTGCCGCGCCGAGCGTACTTCGTAATTTGGATATCATTACTGGTGATGATCCTTATACAGCCTTTCCTTCCTCTAATGATTTGGCAAAAGGAAAAGGTGGGAAGTATACAGGGGAAAGGATTATTTCACATAACAATATCCATACGAGCATTGGCCCTGGTTCTGCGTTTGAATTTGCTTTGTATATTTTAGAAAAATTGGAAGGAAAAGAGGTGATGGAAACGGTGAAAGCCGCGTTACAACTGCCTTAA
- a CDS encoding trypsin-like peptidase domain-containing protein, whose amino-acid sequence MINKKTNPLRYLAIAFSFLLLGTFLSPILTCGNSSENPLQLKADGTDKLSPAQTQAVALEDAFQEVFDKVSPSVVSIATERTVNVQQHPFSGDPYFDHFFGRPGGGSSRVMKQKQSGLGSGIVLNEEGYIMTNHHVIKDMDKLTVKFKNQKTFEAKLIGSDETMDIALLKIDAPKGTLRPIVLADSNKVKVGNWAIAIGAPLGFEHSFTVGVVSAVQRGGIDSSGLSYIQTDAAINQGNSGGPLLNIRGEVIGINRMIASQSGGSVGIGFTIPINEARRVAEEIKTNGKVTRPWIGVGLDAINEEDVEQLKLKDTKGAIVRQIMKGSPADKAGLKLFDVIVEMGGKQIQTPEELIGFVRSSKIGKRIEIKIIRNKNEILTSITPEQKPN is encoded by the coding sequence ATGATTAATAAAAAAACGAATCCATTACGTTACCTTGCGATCGCTTTTAGTTTTTTACTTTTGGGAACTTTTTTGTCACCCATCCTCACTTGCGGAAATTCATCTGAAAATCCTCTGCAATTAAAAGCAGATGGGACTGATAAATTGTCACCGGCCCAAACACAGGCTGTTGCTTTGGAAGATGCCTTCCAAGAAGTATTTGATAAAGTATCTCCCAGTGTGGTTTCGATTGCCACAGAAAGGACAGTGAATGTCCAACAACATCCATTTTCGGGTGATCCGTATTTTGATCATTTTTTTGGACGCCCAGGTGGTGGATCAAGTCGTGTGATGAAACAAAAACAATCTGGTCTTGGTTCCGGTATTGTTCTTAACGAAGAAGGTTATATTATGACCAACCACCATGTGATCAAAGACATGGACAAACTCACGGTGAAATTTAAAAATCAAAAAACCTTTGAAGCAAAACTCATTGGTTCTGACGAAACCATGGACATCGCCTTACTCAAGATAGATGCTCCGAAGGGAACACTTCGTCCGATTGTACTTGCTGATTCCAATAAAGTAAAAGTGGGAAACTGGGCCATCGCGATTGGGGCTCCACTTGGATTTGAACATTCCTTTACTGTGGGAGTTGTTTCTGCTGTCCAACGCGGGGGAATCGATTCGTCAGGACTTTCTTATATCCAAACTGACGCTGCCATCAACCAAGGAAATAGTGGAGGCCCACTTCTCAACATCCGAGGGGAAGTGATTGGGATCAATCGTATGATCGCTTCTCAATCTGGCGGATCTGTCGGGATTGGATTTACGATTCCGATCAATGAAGCGCGCCGAGTTGCCGAAGAAATCAAAACCAACGGGAAAGTCACTCGTCCTTGGATTGGTGTCGGTCTTGATGCTATCAATGAAGAAGATGTAGAACAACTCAAACTCAAAGACACAAAAGGTGCCATTGTTCGCCAGATCATGAAAGGATCTCCTGCAGACAAAGCTGGCTTAAAATTATTTGATGTGATTGTGGAAATGGGTGGAAAACAAATCCAAACACCAGAAGAACTCATTGGTTTTGTGAGATCTTCCAAAATTGGGAAACGAATTGAGATAAAAATCATTCGAAATAAAAATGAAATCTTGACTTCCATCACTCCGGAGCAGAAACCAAATTGA